A DNA window from Taeniopygia guttata chromosome 8, bTaeGut7.mat, whole genome shotgun sequence contains the following coding sequences:
- the DNTTIP2 gene encoding deoxynucleotidyltransferase terminal-interacting protein 2 encodes MVITRRAAARRREQGPRAGGGGSPGHADPGADPGADPDAAGAEVGSAEISTPVTRKMTRRTKSVLKPEVIQECQFEELEHAEMKSYASDISEMQITRSENTALPSAQSVAEPHIDGDVSEAESNCSSVSGFQTPLLVRITRKRQIVIPYQPDSPDKKRHGSAAFVNKLSRILDEDDVSEAESCSSAVSGVQMLNVPTSTRSRQSKKKLQPHRVHEAQSEDTSDAESCCLNSAVEPYVTPKRITRSMQTKSQAENTKQTEEKNRFVSEDENLIEDTIKSDPIIISDSRPTAEPGSDTENASTLIDGNKELSSPKSKCANAASSEDTEEEILNDVASSLTKTKCSDTKSPVKETKKNTQSVEVDHSEAICGQIQEDGSKISAWKGKLDVSVSLTDCMSPKQFLESQGQVTPNESKKIKECERADAEADAQQSFLCDDKLRKSKQASAVSSPSKDMAVAQTAESIGKSRMHKIDADSADNQTNEYDVSHSSEKPSSDNNSLALFLSNSENDDSENSDVADIDAVGDNLCYKKSDERTPSLKKSLKSDSLHVEGLFVIDTEPGMSSSQKYYLDDVDQDRDAKSKHEGDQKDKESDLEEDEEELIDEDEKDDDDDLLKNKIDVLRLSSSIDPGLNIKKLGGLYISFDAKNQKPGSSVTEPLKVKKKDQLLQKSVITPDFERKECVPPYRESLHQLKKQRRAEREKTTGDGWFGMKAPEITSELKNDLKVLKMRASLDPKHFYKKNDRDGLPKYFQVGTVVDSPIDFYHSRIPKKQRKRTIVEELLADSEFRRYNKKKYQEIMSEKAAFAAGKRNRKKKKFHN; translated from the exons atggtgATCACcaggcgggcggcggcgcggcgccgGGAGCAGGGGCcgcgggccggcggcggcggcagccccGGCCATGCCGATCCCGGTGCCGATCCCGGTGCCGATCCCGATGCCGCCGGTGCGGAG GTGGGATCTGCTGAAATTAGTACTCCTGTGACTAGGAAGATGACTAGAAGAACTAAGTCAGTTCTTAAGCCAGAGGTGATTCAGGAATGTCAGTTTGAAGAGTTGGAACATGCAGAAATGAAATCATATGCCAGTGATATCTCAGAGATGCAGATCACTAGGAGTGAGAACACAGCTCTTCCGTCAGCACAGTCCGTTGCTGAACCACACATTGATGGTGATGTGTCAGAAGCAGAATCAAACTGCTCTTCTGTGTCTGGTTTCCAGACACCTTTGCTTGTAAGAATAACACGGAAGCGACAAATTGTAATTCCTTATCAACCAGATTCTCCTGACAAAAAAAGACACGGCAGTGCAGCTTTTGTAAATAAGTTAAGTAGGATTCTGGATGAAGATGATGTTTCTGAAGCTGAATCTTGTTCCTCTGCTGTTTCTGGTGTCCAGATGCTTAATGTTCCCACAAGCACAAGGAGCAGACAAAGTAAAAAGAAGTTGCAGCCACACAGAGTTCATGAAGCCCAGAGTGAAGATACTTCTGATGCAGAATCATGTTGCCTAAATTCTGCTGTCGAACCATATGTCACTCCAAAACGAATTACTAGGAGCATGCAAACGAAATCACAAGCAGAAAATACAAAGcagactgaggaaaaaaatagatttgttTCAGAAGATGAGAATTTAATTGAGGACACTATTAAATCTGATCCCATCATAATTTCTGATTCTAGACCTACTGCAGAACCTGGCAGTGACACAGAAAATGCTTCCACCCTCATTGATGGTAATAAAGAACTCAGTTCACCTAAAAGCAAATGTGCTAATGCAGCCTCGAGTGAGGACACAGAAGAGGAGATTTTAAATGATGTGGCATCCAGTCTTACAAAAACAAAATGTAGTGACACTAAATCACctgtgaaagaaacaaaaaaaaatacacagtcCGTTGAGGTAGACCATTCAGAAGCAATATGTGGCCAAATACAAGAAGATGGCAGTAAAATAAGTGCATGGAAGGGGAAATTAGATGTGTCTGTTTCTTTGACTGACTGCATGAGTCCCAAACAATTTCTAGAATCCCAAGGACAAGTAACACcaaatgaaagtaaaaaaattaaagaatgtGAAAGAGCAGATGCTGAGGCAGATGCACAGCAGTCTTTCTTGTGTGATGATAAATTAAGGAAGAGTAAGCAAGCTAGTGCAGTGAGCAGCCCATCAAAGGATATGGCTGTTGCACAGACAGCTGAAAGCATTGGTAAAAGCAGGATGCACAAAATTGATGCAGACAGTGCTGACAACCAAACAAATGAGTATGATGTATCCCACAGCAGTGAAAAACCAAGCAGTGATAACAACTCTCTTGCATTGTTTCTGAGCAACAGTGAAAATGATGACTCTGAAAATAGTGATGTGGCAGATATAGATGCAGTTGGTGACAATCTGTGTTATAAAAAGTCAGATGAGAGAACTCCTTCCCtcaaaaaatctttaaaaagcGATTCACTGCATGTTGAAGGTCTTTTTGTAATTGATACTGAGCCTGGCATGAGTTCCAGCCAAAAGTATTATCTGGATGATGTAGACCAAGACAGAGATGCTAAAAGTAAGCATGAGGGAGATCAAAAAGATAAAGAATCAGACTTGgaagaggatgaagaggaaTTGATAGATGAAGATGaaaaagatgatgatgatgatctGTTGAAAAATAAGATTGATGT TTTACGTCTTTCCAGTAGCATAGACCCTGGGTTGAATATCAAGAAGCTTGGAGGTTTATATATCAGTTTTgatgcaaaaaatcagaaacctggatcGAGTGTAACTGAACCACtaaaggtgaagaagaaggaccag CTCTTGCAGAAGAGTGTAATAACTCCAGACTTTGAAAGAAAGGAATGTGTCCCACCCTACAGGGAATCACTTCACCAGCTAAAGAAACAGCGCAGG GCAGAGCGAGAGAAAACAACAGGTGATGGTTGGTTTGGTATGAAAGCCCCAGAAATCACAAGTGAACTGAAAAATGATCTTAAAGTTTTGAAGATGAGAGCTTCATTGGACCCTAAGCATTTCTATAAGAAGAATGATAGAGATGGTCTCCCCAAGTACTTCCAG
- the GCLM gene encoding glutamate--cysteine ligase regulatory subunit: MGTEGARALLERAGTLTLQTGNLLNWGCLRKKCPATPGEEVRDCIQKTLTEWSSKVGQDQNQETLEVLECSVAQAIEKINPEERDELKVSAKLFIVGSNSSSIRDAVDLACSALGVAQLDSVIIAPPPVEDGTSLSLEYLQPYWKELESLVQNKKIVAIGTSDLDKTLLEQLYLWAQVKPSSNQVNLASCCVMPPDLTAFAKECDIQLLTHNDPKELLCEASFQEVLQESIQNMKAIKWIPLWLLRYSVIVKSRGIIKSKGYIIQAKRNAS, from the exons ATGGGGACGGAGGGCGCCCGTGCCCTGCTGGAGCGCGCCGGCACGCTCACCCTGCAGACAGGCAACCTGCTCAACTGGGGCTGCCTGCGCAAGAAGTGCCCGGCCACCCCCGGCGAGGAG GTGCGGGACTGCATCCAGAAAACACTGACTGAGTGGAGCTCAAAGGTTGGCCAAGACCAAAATCAG GAAACACTGGAGGTTCTGGAATGTTCTGTAGCTCAAGctatagaaaaaataaatcctgaagAAAGGGATGAGTTGAAAGTATCAG CAAAGCTTTTCATCGTTGGATCAAATTCTTCATCGATCAGAGACGCAGTTGACCTGG CATGTTCTGCCCTCGGAGTTGCTCAGTTAGACTCGGTCATTATTGCCCCACCTCCTGTCGAAGATGGAACTAGCCTCTCCTTGGAATATTTGCAACCTTATTGGAAGGAACTTGAAAGCCTAGTTCAAAACAAAAAGATTGTTGCCATAGGTACCTCCGACCTAGATAAAACACTGTTAGAGCAGCTGTATCTGTGGGCACAG GTGAAACCAAGTAGTAATCAGGTGAACCTAGCTTCCTGTTGTGTGATGCCACCTGATCTCACAGCATTTGCAAAAGAGTGTGACATACAGCTGCTAACTCACAATGACCCCAAAG AATTACTTTGTGAAGCAAGTTTCCAAGAAGTTCTCCAGGAAAGCATCCAGAACATGAAAGCAATCAAGTGGATTCCGTTATGGCTTCTGCGGTATTCAGTCATTGTTAAAAGCAGAGGAATTATCAAGTCCAAAGGCTATATCATACAAGCTAAAAGAAATGCATCTTAA